In a genomic window of Halostella litorea:
- a CDS encoding low molecular weight phosphatase family protein yields the protein MTDDTVRLGFVCVQNAGRSQMSTAFAERERDRRGLGDRVEIVTGGTRPADAVHDEVVETMREVDVDLSDRTPREVSTEELDACDVVATMGCSTLSLDADVDVRDWALTDPDGKSPEEVREIRDEVQRRVRALFDEQFGDAA from the coding sequence ATGACCGACGACACGGTTCGCCTCGGGTTCGTCTGCGTCCAGAACGCCGGCCGCAGCCAGATGTCGACCGCCTTCGCCGAGCGGGAGCGGGACCGCCGCGGCCTCGGCGACCGCGTGGAGATAGTCACCGGCGGCACCCGCCCCGCCGACGCGGTCCACGACGAGGTGGTCGAGACGATGCGCGAGGTCGACGTCGACCTCTCGGACCGGACGCCCCGCGAGGTGTCGACCGAGGAACTGGACGCCTGCGACGTGGTGGCGACGATGGGCTGCTCGACGCTCTCGCTCGACGCCGACGTGGACGTCCGCGACTGGGCGCTGACCGACCCCGACGGGAAAAGTCCCGAGGAGGTCCGCGAGATCCGCGACGAGGTCCAGCGGCGGGTGCGGGCGCTGTTCGACGAGCAGTTCGGCGACGCGGCGTAG
- a CDS encoding CBS domain-containing protein, which yields MRSFRIGSLFGIPIKLDLTFLIVLPLFAYLIGSQVGSTVEVLNTVWSAGITTAPLTEGTTPWVLGTAAALGLFVGVVLHELGHSLVAMRYGFPIDSITLWIFGGIASFSEMPEDWKQELQIAIAGPVVSVAVGAVCYVALVSLPASLDTVKFVVGYLALLNFVLAAFNMLPGFPMDGGRVLRALLARTRPYARATQIAAEVGKGFALLLGLWGLLNFQILLVGIAFFIYIGASSESQQVTMKAAFQNVTVRDLMTPRDDLHVVSPDTSIAELMQRMFTERHTGYPVVRGDELVGLVTLDDAREVREVERDAYTVSEVMTRDLRTVSPDTDAMTAIETIQRNGIGRLPVLDERGELVGLVSRTDVMTAFNIIQSTGSLEPARETGTADRADI from the coding sequence ATGCGAAGCTTTCGCATCGGGTCCCTGTTCGGGATACCGATCAAACTGGATCTGACTTTCCTGATCGTGTTGCCGCTGTTCGCCTACCTCATCGGCTCGCAGGTCGGGTCGACCGTCGAGGTGTTGAACACCGTCTGGAGCGCGGGCATCACGACGGCGCCGCTCACCGAGGGCACGACGCCGTGGGTGCTCGGGACGGCGGCCGCACTCGGACTGTTCGTCGGCGTCGTCCTCCACGAACTGGGCCACTCGCTCGTCGCGATGCGGTACGGCTTCCCGATCGACTCGATCACGCTGTGGATCTTCGGCGGGATCGCCTCCTTTAGCGAGATGCCCGAGGACTGGAAGCAGGAGCTACAGATCGCCATCGCCGGCCCGGTCGTCAGCGTGGCGGTGGGCGCGGTCTGTTACGTCGCCCTCGTCTCGCTGCCCGCGTCGCTGGACACCGTCAAGTTCGTCGTCGGCTACCTCGCGCTGCTGAACTTCGTCCTCGCGGCGTTCAACATGCTCCCCGGCTTCCCGATGGACGGCGGGCGCGTCCTGCGGGCCCTGCTCGCCCGTACCCGGCCGTACGCCCGGGCGACCCAGATCGCCGCGGAGGTCGGGAAGGGCTTTGCCCTCCTGCTGGGCCTCTGGGGCCTGCTCAACTTCCAGATCCTGCTCGTCGGCATCGCCTTCTTCATCTACATCGGCGCGTCCAGCGAGTCCCAGCAGGTGACGATGAAGGCGGCGTTCCAGAACGTCACGGTCCGGGACCTGATGACGCCCCGCGACGACCTCCACGTCGTCTCGCCCGACACCTCGATCGCGGAACTGATGCAGCGGATGTTCACCGAACGCCACACCGGCTACCCCGTGGTCAGGGGCGACGAACTCGTCGGCCTCGTCACGCTCGACGACGCCCGCGAGGTCCGGGAGGTCGAGCGGGACGCCTACACCGTCTCCGAGGTGATGACCCGCGACCTGCGCACCGTCTCGCCGGACACCGACGCGATGACGGCCATCGAGACGATCCAGCGCAACGGGATCGGCCGCCTGCCGGTCCTCGACGAGCGGGGCGAACTGGTCGGCCTCGTCTCCCGGACCGACGTGATGACCGCGTTCAACATCATCCAGTCGACGGGGTCGCTGGAGCCCGCCCGCGAGACGGGGACGGCCGACCGCGCGGATATATAG
- a CDS encoding cupin domain-containing protein: MSPDPLIRRADDVTYEPVDAADGLSKGVLVGPDDGAPNFALRRFTLDPGAEVPKHTNAVEHEQHVLAGEYVVGVGDEERVVGAGDSLLIPAGVVHWYRNEGDEPGAFLCAVPNGDDEIRLTE, translated from the coding sequence ATGTCCCCCGACCCGCTGATCCGCCGCGCGGACGACGTGACGTACGAGCCGGTCGACGCGGCCGACGGCCTCTCGAAGGGCGTGCTCGTCGGCCCGGACGACGGCGCGCCGAACTTCGCCCTCAGGCGGTTCACCCTCGACCCGGGCGCGGAGGTGCCGAAACACACCAACGCCGTCGAACACGAGCAGCACGTGCTGGCCGGCGAGTACGTCGTCGGCGTCGGCGACGAGGAACGGGTCGTCGGTGCGGGCGACAGCCTGCTGATCCCGGCGGGCGTCGTCCACTGGTACCGCAACGAGGGCGACGAGCCGGGCGCGTTCCTCTGTGCGGTCCCGAACGGCGACGACGAGATCCGGCTGACCGAGTGA
- a CDS encoding DEAD/DEAH box helicase gives MSRQVQQVDTLFLHESGDDFVVAVTRDGNRVFRAKLELKETGAGPRPGKFRIKQGSSEEPRDPDEFVEIARRAERIRISEQTSPGARKRLRAMLDGYQLDAKAVRTCRYCASNGRYSPITADTAIEADGEHICPDCAKRELERELSYQGEMTGAARDRLEELLLDVQDLDRITNLLKGHLDPDLTKFDEISATTDEIESVRVDELNLHPGVQGLLEDRFEELLPVQSLAVENGLFDGRDQLVVSATATGKTLVGEMTGLDRALNGKGKMLFLVPLVALANQKHEDFRDEYGDLVNVSIRVGASRVRDDGNRFDPNADVIVGTYEGIDHALRTGRDLGDIGTVVIDEVHTLQEEDRGHRLDGLISRLKHYCETRADERADYGGAQWVYLSATVGNPSELADKLRANLVEFEERPVPIERHVTFADGREKPRIENKLVRREFDSKSSKGYRGQTIIFTNSRRRCHEISRKLEYDSAPYHAGLDYGRRKKVERKFADQDLAAVVTTAALAAGVDFPASQVIFDRLAMGIEWLTVQEFHQMLGRAGRPDYHDTGKVYVLVEPDESYHGSMEMTEDEVAFKLLKGEMEAVRTRYDESSAVEETLANVTVAGKGAKRLNDRMIGEVPTKHAVGKLLEYEFIDGFEPTPLGRAVTSHFLNPRQAFLLLDGIRKEKHPYELVADAELDEDDL, from the coding sequence GTGTCACGGCAGGTCCAGCAGGTGGACACGCTGTTCCTCCACGAGTCCGGCGACGACTTCGTCGTCGCGGTCACCCGCGACGGGAACAGGGTGTTCCGCGCCAAACTCGAACTGAAGGAGACCGGAGCGGGCCCCCGCCCGGGGAAGTTCCGGATCAAGCAGGGCTCCAGCGAGGAGCCCCGCGACCCCGACGAGTTCGTGGAGATCGCACGCCGGGCGGAACGCATCCGCATCTCCGAGCAGACCTCGCCCGGCGCGCGAAAGCGCCTGCGGGCGATGCTCGACGGCTACCAGCTGGACGCGAAGGCCGTCCGGACCTGCCGCTACTGCGCCTCGAACGGGCGGTACTCGCCGATAACCGCCGACACCGCCATCGAGGCCGACGGCGAGCACATCTGCCCGGACTGCGCCAAGCGCGAACTGGAGCGCGAACTCTCCTACCAGGGCGAGATGACCGGCGCGGCCCGCGACCGGCTGGAGGAGCTGCTGCTCGACGTGCAGGACCTGGACCGGATCACGAACCTGCTGAAGGGCCACCTCGACCCGGACCTGACGAAGTTCGACGAGATCAGCGCGACGACCGACGAGATAGAGAGCGTCCGCGTCGACGAGCTGAACCTCCACCCCGGCGTCCAGGGCCTGCTTGAGGACCGCTTCGAGGAGCTGTTGCCCGTCCAGAGCCTCGCCGTCGAGAACGGCCTGTTCGACGGGCGCGACCAGCTGGTCGTCAGCGCGACGGCGACCGGGAAGACGCTGGTCGGCGAGATGACCGGGCTGGACCGCGCGCTGAACGGGAAGGGGAAGATGCTGTTTCTCGTCCCGCTGGTCGCGCTGGCCAACCAGAAACACGAGGACTTCCGCGACGAGTACGGCGACCTGGTGAACGTCTCCATCCGCGTCGGCGCGAGCCGGGTCCGGGACGACGGCAACCGCTTCGACCCCAACGCCGACGTGATCGTCGGCACCTACGAGGGGATAGACCACGCACTCCGGACGGGGCGGGACCTGGGCGACATCGGGACCGTCGTCATCGACGAGGTCCACACGCTCCAGGAGGAGGACCGGGGCCACCGCCTCGACGGCCTGATCTCCCGGCTCAAACACTACTGCGAGACGCGCGCCGACGAGCGGGCGGACTACGGCGGCGCGCAGTGGGTGTACCTCTCCGCGACGGTCGGCAACCCCAGCGAACTCGCCGACAAGTTGCGGGCGAACCTCGTGGAGTTCGAGGAGCGGCCGGTCCCCATCGAGCGCCACGTGACGTTCGCCGACGGCCGCGAGAAGCCCCGCATCGAGAACAAGCTGGTCCGCCGGGAGTTCGACTCGAAGTCCTCGAAGGGGTACCGCGGGCAGACGATCATCTTCACCAACTCGCGGCGGCGCTGCCACGAGATCAGCCGGAAGCTGGAGTACGACTCCGCGCCGTACCACGCCGGACTGGACTACGGCCGCCGGAAGAAAGTCGAGCGGAAGTTCGCCGACCAGGACCTGGCGGCGGTCGTCACCACCGCCGCGCTGGCCGCCGGCGTCGACTTCCCCGCCTCGCAGGTGATCTTCGACCGGCTGGCGATGGGCATCGAGTGGCTCACCGTCCAAGAGTTCCACCAGATGCTCGGCCGCGCCGGCCGCCCCGACTACCACGACACCGGGAAGGTGTACGTGCTGGTCGAACCCGACGAGAGCTACCACGGGAGCATGGAGATGACGGAGGACGAGGTGGCGTTCAAGCTCCTCAAAGGCGAGATGGAGGCGGTCCGCACCCGCTACGACGAGAGCTCGGCCGTCGAGGAGACGCTGGCGAACGTCACCGTCGCGGGCAAGGGCGCAAAGCGGCTCAACGACCGCATGATCGGCGAGGTGCCGACGAAACACGCCGTCGGCAAGCTGCTGGAGTACGAGTTCATCGACGGGTTCGAGCCGACGCCGCTCGGCCGGGCGGTGACGAGCCACTTCCTGAACCCCCGGCAGGCGTTCCTCCTGCTGGACGGGATCCGGAAGGAGAAACACCCCTACGAGCTCGTCGCCGACGCCGAACTGGACGAGGACGACCTCTGA
- a CDS encoding SLC13 family permease: MAAITPAVAVVFAVILGALVLFATEAVPVDVTALGVMVALLLVEPVSGAFVRVGLLDAPVAVLDSPQQGVSGFASTATITVLAMFILSEGVQRTGIVQILGRKIAAYTGDDEGKQLGATIGVVGPISGFINNTAAVAILLPMVTDLAHEGKTSPSKLLIPLSYASMFGGTLTLIGTSTNILASDIMARPEFLGRGFGMFEFTALGLLLSVVGTAYLLTVGRWLTPERIPPAADLTAEFEMGDYLTEVVVREDSPLVGQTVRTTMRELDYDVDLVQLVRGDRVFIEPLGPKTIRAGDVFAVRTDRDTLLEISDSEGLDLLPEVEVDESELETPAAAQTLVEVVIPPGSALLGETLVSANFRQRYDATVLALRRGGDVVRKRMDHVPLRIGDTLLVQATPDSLERLDRNRDFTVAGEIERRTFRESKIPVALGIVAAVVGVAALDFLPIMVAALAGALAMVVSGCLKPGEIYDAVQWDVIVLLAGVIPLGLAMENSGAAALLADAVVDSAAALPPIAVLGLLYVVTALLTNVVSNNASVVLMVPVAFEAATRIGADAFSFILAVTFAASTAFMTPVGYQTNLFVYGPGGYRFSDYVRVGGPLQLLFAVTTTLGIAALWGV, translated from the coding sequence GTGGCAGCCATCACCCCCGCCGTCGCCGTCGTGTTCGCCGTCATCCTCGGCGCGCTCGTCCTGTTCGCGACGGAGGCGGTGCCGGTCGACGTGACGGCGCTCGGCGTGATGGTCGCGCTCCTGCTGGTCGAACCGGTCAGCGGAGCGTTCGTCCGCGTCGGCCTGCTCGACGCGCCCGTCGCCGTGCTCGACTCCCCCCAGCAGGGCGTCTCCGGCTTCGCCAGCACGGCGACGATCACCGTGCTGGCCATGTTCATCCTGAGCGAGGGCGTCCAGCGGACCGGGATCGTCCAGATCCTCGGGCGGAAGATAGCGGCCTACACCGGCGACGACGAGGGGAAACAGCTCGGCGCGACCATCGGCGTCGTCGGCCCCATCTCCGGGTTCATCAACAACACCGCCGCCGTCGCCATCCTGCTCCCGATGGTCACCGACCTCGCCCACGAGGGGAAGACGTCGCCGTCGAAGCTGCTGATCCCGCTGTCGTACGCGTCGATGTTCGGCGGGACGCTGACGCTGATCGGCACGTCGACGAACATCCTCGCCAGCGACATCATGGCTCGCCCGGAGTTCCTCGGCCGCGGGTTCGGGATGTTCGAGTTCACCGCGCTCGGCCTGCTGTTGAGCGTCGTCGGCACCGCCTACCTGCTCACCGTCGGGCGGTGGCTCACTCCCGAGCGCATCCCGCCGGCGGCCGACCTCACCGCGGAGTTCGAGATGGGCGACTACCTCACGGAGGTCGTCGTCCGCGAGGATTCCCCGCTCGTCGGCCAGACCGTCCGGACGACGATGCGGGAACTGGACTACGACGTCGACCTCGTCCAGCTCGTCCGGGGCGACCGCGTGTTCATCGAACCGCTCGGGCCGAAGACGATCCGGGCCGGCGACGTGTTCGCCGTCCGCACGGACCGCGACACGCTGCTGGAGATAAGCGACTCGGAGGGGCTGGACCTACTGCCCGAGGTCGAGGTCGACGAGTCGGAACTGGAGACCCCCGCCGCTGCCCAGACGCTCGTCGAGGTGGTGATCCCGCCGGGGTCGGCGCTGCTGGGCGAGACGCTCGTCTCGGCGAACTTCCGGCAGCGCTACGATGCGACGGTGCTCGCGCTCCGCCGCGGCGGCGACGTGGTCCGCAAGCGCATGGACCACGTCCCGCTCCGGATCGGCGACACGCTGCTCGTGCAGGCGACCCCCGACAGCCTGGAGCGGCTGGACCGCAACCGCGATTTCACCGTGGCCGGCGAGATCGAGCGCCGGACGTTCCGCGAGTCGAAGATCCCCGTCGCGCTGGGGATCGTCGCCGCCGTCGTCGGCGTCGCCGCGCTGGACTTCCTGCCGATCATGGTGGCGGCCCTCGCCGGGGCGCTGGCGATGGTGGTGTCGGGCTGTCTGAAGCCCGGCGAGATCTACGACGCCGTCCAGTGGGACGTGATCGTCCTGCTGGCCGGCGTCATCCCGCTCGGGCTTGCGATGGAGAACTCCGGCGCGGCCGCGCTGCTTGCCGACGCGGTGGTCGACAGCGCCGCCGCCTTGCCGCCGATCGCCGTGCTCGGGCTGCTGTACGTCGTCACCGCCTTACTGACCAACGTCGTCAGCAACAACGCCAGCGTCGTGCTCATGGTGCCCGTCGCCTTCGAGGCCGCGACCCGGATCGGCGCGGACGCGTTCTCGTTCATCCTCGCGGTCACGTTCGCCGCCTCGACGGCGTTCATGACGCCCGTGGGCTACCAGACGAACCTGTTCGTCTACGGCCCCGGCGGCTACCGCTTCTCGGACTACGTCCGCGTCGGCGGCCCGCTCCAGTTGCTCTTTGCCGTGACGACGACGCTCGGCATCGCGGCGCTCTGGGGCGTGTGA
- a CDS encoding aldo/keto reductase has translation MPIDALPRIGLGTYSDDNRDQWDDTVERALDVGYRYVDTAQVYENERYVGDGIAASGVDRDELFLATKTVHVDVPPEAEAVPEAIDGCLDRLGVDAVDLLYVHWPAGVYDPDVVLPAFDEAVADGRVRNVGLSNFAPDLLDEAREVLDAPLAAHQVEMHPLLQQDELVDYAQRHDHWLVAYSPLAQGEVVDVPVLRDIAEKHDATPAQVSLAWLLSKDNVAAIPKASSEAHLRENLAARDLELDDEDVARIEAIDREKRLIDPDHGPWNR, from the coding sequence ATGCCGATCGACGCGCTCCCCCGGATCGGGCTCGGGACCTACTCGGACGACAACCGCGACCAGTGGGACGACACCGTCGAGCGCGCGCTCGACGTGGGCTACCGCTACGTCGACACCGCGCAGGTGTACGAGAACGAGCGGTACGTCGGCGACGGGATCGCCGCGTCGGGGGTCGACCGCGACGAGCTATTCCTCGCGACCAAGACCGTCCACGTCGACGTCCCGCCGGAGGCGGAGGCGGTGCCCGAGGCCATCGACGGCTGTCTGGACCGCCTCGGCGTCGACGCCGTCGACCTGCTGTACGTCCACTGGCCCGCCGGCGTCTACGACCCCGACGTCGTCCTGCCGGCGTTCGACGAGGCGGTCGCCGACGGGCGGGTCCGCAACGTGGGGCTGTCGAACTTCGCGCCCGACCTGCTGGACGAGGCCCGCGAGGTCCTCGACGCGCCGCTCGCGGCCCACCAGGTCGAGATGCATCCGCTCCTCCAGCAGGACGAACTCGTCGACTACGCGCAGCGCCACGACCACTGGCTCGTCGCCTACTCCCCGCTCGCGCAGGGCGAGGTGGTCGACGTCCCCGTGCTACGCGACATCGCCGAGAAACACGACGCGACGCCCGCGCAGGTCAGCCTCGCGTGGCTGCTCTCGAAGGACAACGTCGCCGCCATCCCGAAGGCCAGCAGCGAGGCCCACCTCCGCGAGAACCTCGCCGCGCGGGACCTGGAACTCGACGACGAGGACGTGGCGCGGATCGAGGCCATCGACCGCGAGAAGCGGCTGATCGACCCCGACCACGGGCCCTGGAACCGGTAG
- a CDS encoding SLC13 family permease, producing the protein MTVDVVVVFAVLVLTLALFLTEALPVDVTAILVMVLLIVLEPWTGITPELGISGFSNPATVTVLAMLILSSGVARTGLVQILGRKMAAFAGDSLDRQLLATVGVAGPASGFVNNTPVVAVLVPVVSDVANRGHTSPSKLLIPLSYASMLGGTLTLIGTSTNILASDVSARLIGHPFGMFEFTKLGALVLFVGGLYLLTVGHRLLPERVPPEESVVREYSVGEYLTEVVVEEGSQLVGNTVEETETGEFDAEIVQVVRDGERYLQPLGPKEIRAGDRLRLRAGRDAVEAIAGRKRVTVTGAPDGEPTPEPDAATARTLVEVVVPRGSTLLGETLASAAFRERFDASVLAFRSRGETVHEGMDGRPIRVGDTLLVQADPSRIDRLASTDELIVAHEPERPDYRTEKIPHAVAIMAGVVGVAATPWDGVAGATGVAAVERFLAGGFPILVTALAGVVAMVATGVLRPNEIYESVEWDVIFLLAGVIPLGIALEQSGGAALLGASLAATGQYLPAVGVLWVFYMGTGLITEVVSNNASVVLMIPVAVDTAARIGANPFAFVLAVTFAASTAFLGPIGYQTNLFVYGPGGYRFTDYFRIGAPLQMLLSVVTVGGIVHFWGV; encoded by the coding sequence GTGACGGTCGACGTCGTGGTGGTGTTTGCGGTCCTCGTCCTCACGCTCGCGCTGTTCCTCACGGAGGCCCTGCCGGTCGACGTGACCGCCATCCTCGTGATGGTCCTGCTCATCGTCCTCGAACCGTGGACGGGTATCACGCCGGAACTGGGTATCTCCGGCTTCTCGAACCCGGCGACGGTGACGGTGCTGGCGATGCTGATCCTGAGCTCCGGGGTCGCCCGGACCGGGCTCGTCCAGATCCTCGGGCGGAAGATGGCCGCCTTCGCAGGCGACAGCCTCGACAGGCAACTGCTGGCGACCGTCGGGGTCGCCGGGCCGGCGTCGGGGTTCGTCAACAACACGCCCGTCGTGGCGGTGCTGGTGCCCGTCGTCTCGGACGTCGCAAACCGGGGGCACACGTCGCCGTCGAAGCTGCTGATCCCGCTGTCGTACGCGTCGATGCTCGGCGGGACGCTGACGCTGATCGGCACGTCGACGAACATTCTCGCCAGCGACGTGTCGGCGCGGCTCATCGGCCACCCGTTCGGGATGTTCGAGTTCACGAAGCTCGGGGCCCTGGTGTTGTTCGTCGGGGGGCTGTACCTGCTCACGGTCGGCCACCGGCTCCTGCCCGAGCGGGTGCCGCCCGAGGAGAGCGTCGTCCGGGAGTACAGCGTCGGCGAGTACCTGACGGAGGTGGTCGTCGAGGAGGGGTCACAGCTCGTCGGGAACACGGTCGAGGAGACGGAGACGGGGGAGTTCGACGCGGAGATCGTCCAGGTCGTCCGCGACGGCGAGCGGTACCTCCAGCCGCTCGGGCCGAAGGAGATCCGGGCGGGCGACCGGCTCCGGCTCCGGGCGGGGCGGGACGCCGTCGAAGCGATCGCCGGGCGGAAGCGGGTGACCGTGACGGGCGCGCCGGACGGGGAGCCGACACCGGAGCCGGACGCGGCGACCGCGCGGACGCTCGTCGAGGTGGTCGTGCCCCGCGGGTCGACCCTGCTGGGCGAGACGCTCGCCAGCGCGGCGTTCCGCGAGCGGTTCGACGCGAGCGTGCTCGCGTTCCGGAGCCGCGGGGAGACGGTCCACGAGGGGATGGACGGGCGGCCGATCCGGGTCGGCGACACGCTGCTCGTCCAGGCCGACCCGAGCAGGATCGACCGGCTGGCGAGCACCGACGAACTGATCGTCGCCCACGAGCCCGAGCGGCCGGACTACCGGACCGAGAAGATCCCCCACGCCGTCGCGATCATGGCGGGCGTCGTCGGCGTCGCGGCGACGCCGTGGGACGGGGTCGCCGGGGCGACCGGCGTCGCCGCGGTCGAGCGGTTCCTCGCCGGCGGGTTCCCCATCCTCGTGACGGCGCTCGCGGGCGTCGTGGCGATGGTGGCGACGGGCGTCCTGCGGCCAAACGAGATCTACGAGTCCGTCGAGTGGGACGTGATCTTCCTGCTGGCCGGCGTCATCCCGCTGGGGATCGCACTGGAGCAAAGCGGCGGCGCTGCCCTGCTCGGCGCGTCGCTGGCTGCGACCGGCCAGTACCTGCCGGCGGTCGGCGTGCTGTGGGTGTTCTACATGGGGACGGGGCTGATAACGGAGGTGGTGAGCAACAACGCGAGCGTCGTGTTGATGATCCCCGTCGCCGTCGACACGGCGGCGCGGATCGGCGCGAACCCGTTCGCGTTCGTCCTCGCGGTCACG